The proteins below are encoded in one region of Methylobacillus flagellatus KT:
- a CDS encoding efflux RND transporter permease subunit has protein sequence MTLPEISIKRHVLAWMVSGLLVLLGIISYQRIGVDRLPYIEFPVISITTTLTGANPDVIDASITSIIESSVNTTPGIEHIQSSSSPGVSVITITFSLEKNIDVAYNEVQAKVSQVLRRLPDDADPPQVQKVETNAQPIMWLALRGDRTIQQINLYGFNVIKKKLETINGVGEVRLGGRRDRTIRVNVLPERMAAYNITATDLIDAFRREHVQLPGGFLVGENAEYLMKLDMEFHNLRDMAEMIVAYRDGAAIKLRQIAELEDGVADYRQLARYKGNPAVGLGIVKVSNANTVAIIDEVLRKLDTEIRPSLPPGMTLDISTNDALFIEEIVGALQEHLVEGTLLAALIVWLFLRSVRSTLIIATAIPVSLLGSIAVMYFSGFTFNTMTLLALLLLIGVVVDDAIVVLENIYRHLRLRAQQEPAADSGTIARAAAITGSREVAFAVIAATFSLVCIFAPVIFMEGIIGKFFKSFAVVVTFGVLVSLLVSLTLTPMLCSRYLKTHEPEGRFYGWMDRLFHRMDHLYAGMLAWTLRHRWKVMLLTVLVVVSSGFFFGKVQKEFIPDSDEGRFLISFRTPLGSSIEYTNSRLEKMEAVLQRYDAQIASYFSTIGVGAQGQVNKGTVSIRLKDRRERDMSQQALIRAIRAELDQIPGVRAFPVPVAIVGGQRSEKLQFNITGANLEQVSQLGKTMQRKLGDIPGIGKVDLDLDLDLPQLTLKIDRIRAASLGISAVDIATALNLYTGGIDIADFNDEPGDGQRYEIRLKAKEGSLQTPDDLKKIYLRSGTGELVRLDSVASFKQTLGAAVIGRFDLQYAASLYSNPIMPLGDAVEHVRRLAAETLPPGYQFNLVGQAEELQKTVSSMLFAFGLALVLLYMVLASQFNSFLQPLIIMLAQPLAIIGGVFALWITNNSLNIFSMIGLVLLIGLVAKNSILLIDLTNQLHEEGKSVDDALREACPIRLRPVLMTSLTIILALLPAAFGLGAGAETNGPLSIAVIGGMISSTLLTLVVVPAAYSLIMNKMSHHHNL, from the coding sequence ATGACCTTGCCGGAAATATCGATCAAGCGCCATGTATTGGCGTGGATGGTCTCCGGCTTGCTGGTACTGCTCGGCATCATTAGCTACCAGCGCATCGGGGTCGATCGGCTGCCCTACATCGAATTCCCGGTCATTTCAATCACCACCACCTTGACCGGCGCCAACCCCGACGTCATCGATGCCAGCATCACCAGCATCATCGAATCCTCGGTCAACACCACACCGGGCATCGAGCATATCCAGTCATCCTCTTCACCAGGCGTTTCTGTCATCACCATTACCTTCAGCCTCGAGAAGAACATCGACGTGGCATACAACGAGGTGCAGGCCAAGGTTAGCCAGGTGCTGCGCCGCCTGCCAGATGATGCCGATCCGCCGCAGGTACAGAAAGTGGAAACCAACGCCCAGCCCATTATGTGGCTAGCATTGCGCGGCGACCGCACCATCCAGCAAATCAACCTGTACGGGTTCAACGTCATCAAGAAAAAGCTAGAGACGATTAATGGTGTCGGCGAGGTACGCCTGGGAGGACGACGCGACCGCACCATCCGCGTCAATGTGCTGCCTGAACGTATGGCCGCTTACAATATTACGGCTACTGACCTGATCGATGCGTTCAGGCGCGAACATGTGCAACTGCCTGGCGGTTTCCTGGTAGGCGAGAATGCGGAATATCTCATGAAGCTGGACATGGAATTCCACAACCTGCGCGACATGGCGGAAATGATCGTGGCATACCGCGATGGTGCTGCCATCAAGCTCAGACAGATTGCCGAATTGGAGGATGGAGTTGCCGACTACCGGCAACTGGCACGTTATAAAGGCAACCCTGCAGTAGGCCTGGGGATTGTCAAGGTATCCAATGCCAATACCGTGGCGATCATTGATGAAGTATTGCGCAAGCTGGATACGGAAATCCGCCCCAGCTTGCCGCCCGGCATGACGCTGGATATCTCGACCAACGATGCGCTGTTCATTGAGGAAATCGTCGGCGCATTGCAGGAGCATCTCGTCGAAGGCACCCTGCTTGCCGCCTTGATCGTTTGGCTGTTCCTGCGTTCCGTCCGCTCTACCCTGATCATCGCCACTGCGATCCCGGTGTCGCTGTTGGGCTCGATCGCGGTCATGTATTTCTCCGGCTTTACTTTCAACACCATGACGCTGCTAGCCTTGCTATTACTGATCGGCGTGGTTGTGGATGACGCCATTGTGGTACTCGAGAATATCTACCGCCACCTGAGGCTACGTGCGCAACAGGAGCCCGCTGCCGACTCTGGCACCATTGCCCGGGCGGCTGCCATCACGGGCAGCCGGGAGGTGGCTTTTGCCGTGATTGCCGCCACATTTTCGCTGGTCTGTATTTTCGCTCCTGTGATTTTCATGGAAGGCATCATCGGCAAGTTCTTCAAGTCGTTTGCGGTAGTCGTCACCTTCGGCGTACTGGTCTCGCTGCTGGTCTCACTCACACTGACACCCATGCTATGCTCGCGCTATCTCAAGACGCATGAGCCAGAAGGCCGCTTCTATGGCTGGATGGACCGCCTCTTTCACCGCATGGACCATCTCTATGCCGGCATGTTGGCATGGACGCTTCGACACCGCTGGAAAGTGATGCTGCTCACCGTGCTGGTAGTGGTCAGCAGCGGGTTCTTCTTTGGCAAGGTGCAGAAGGAATTCATCCCAGACTCAGATGAAGGCCGCTTCCTGATTTCCTTCCGTACCCCGCTGGGCTCCAGCATTGAATACACCAACAGTCGCCTGGAGAAAATGGAAGCAGTATTGCAACGCTATGATGCGCAGATCGCCAGCTACTTCAGTACCATAGGCGTGGGCGCGCAGGGCCAGGTGAATAAGGGCACGGTCAGCATTCGCCTCAAGGATCGGCGGGAGCGCGACATGAGCCAGCAGGCATTGATACGCGCCATCCGCGCTGAACTGGACCAGATTCCCGGTGTACGGGCCTTTCCTGTGCCTGTTGCCATTGTTGGAGGCCAGCGCTCGGAAAAACTCCAGTTCAATATCACCGGCGCCAATCTCGAGCAGGTCAGCCAGCTCGGCAAAACCATGCAACGCAAACTAGGGGATATTCCGGGAATCGGCAAGGTAGACCTGGACCTGGATCTCGACCTGCCCCAGCTCACATTGAAAATAGACAGGATACGCGCCGCCAGCCTGGGCATTTCCGCTGTCGACATCGCAACAGCGCTCAATTTGTACACCGGCGGCATTGATATTGCCGATTTCAACGACGAACCCGGAGACGGCCAGCGTTACGAGATCCGCTTGAAGGCCAAGGAAGGCAGCCTGCAAACCCCGGACGACCTCAAGAAGATTTATCTGCGCAGCGGCACGGGGGAGCTCGTGCGCCTGGATAGCGTCGCAAGCTTCAAGCAGACATTGGGCGCGGCCGTGATCGGACGCTTCGATCTGCAATATGCTGCCAGCCTCTACTCTAACCCCATCATGCCCTTGGGCGACGCTGTCGAGCACGTACGCCGGTTGGCCGCAGAAACACTACCGCCGGGCTACCAATTCAACCTGGTGGGTCAGGCCGAAGAGCTGCAGAAAACCGTAAGCAGCATGCTATTCGCGTTTGGCCTGGCGCTGGTATTGCTTTATATGGTGCTCGCCAGCCAGTTCAACTCGTTCCTGCAGCCCTTGATCATCATGCTGGCGCAGCCCCTGGCGATTATCGGCGGGGTGTTTGCGTTATGGATCACCAACAACTCGCTCAATATCTTCTCGATGATCGGGCTGGTATTGCTGATCGGCCTGGTAGCCAAGAACTCCATTCTGCTCATCGACCTCACCAACCAGCTGCATGAGGAAGGTAAATCAGTGGACGACGCATTGCGCGAAGCCTGCCCCATCAGGTTGCGCCCTGTGCTCATGACCTCGCTGACCATCATCCTGGCCCTGCTGCCTGCAGCCTTTGGATTAGGGGCAGGGGCAGAGACCAACGGTCCACTTTCCATCGCCGTCATCGGCGGCATGATCTCTTCCACACTGTTGACATTGGTAGTGGTGCCAGCGGCCTATTCCTTGATCATGAACAAAATGTCCCATCACCATAATCTATAA